One Tenuifilum sp. 4138str genomic region harbors:
- the carB gene encoding carbamoyl-phosphate synthase (glutamine-hydrolyzing) large subunit, which translates to MPHLPKYSKVLVLGSGALKIGEAGEFDYSGSQALKALKEEGIATVLVNPNIATVQTSQDVADTIYFEPVKPETVRQIIEKEHPDGIFLSFGGQTALNCGVELYQNGTLREFNVEVLGTPVSTIINTEDRELFVKELNQIGVSTPRSIAVNTVTEAIDAAQQIGYPVIVRAAFTLGGQGSGFCSNPQELKALATNALTYAPQILVEESLKGWKEVEYEVVRDRFDNCITVCNMENFDPLGIHTGESIVVAPSQTLSNSEYHNLRALSIKIVRHLGIVGECNVQFALDPSSENYRVIEVNARLSRSSALASKATGYPLAFVAAKLGLGYGLFELKNSVTQKTTAFFEPALDYVVVKIPRWDLAKFKGASRQIGSAMKSVGEVMAIGRSFEEAIQKGLRMIGQGMHGLVANQHFNPSDLKQMLENPTDQRIFAIAQAFEQGWSAEDINAITRIDRWFLDKLQGIVELSRHLAGYSAIEQVPSELVVQAKRKGFSDFQLARIIYNPSNNKIEQYQQQVRNYRKICGIVPCVKQIDTLAAEFPSETAYLYMTYHGNEDDTSVKPKPKVLVLGSGAYRIGSSVEFDWCTVSAVKELRRLGFEAIVVNYNPETVSTDYDVCDKLYFDELSFERVMDIVEVERPLGVIVSVGGQIPNNLAGRLSKAGVMVLGTSPVSIDMAEDRQKFSALLDKLGIDQPEWQELTTMEQVQEFVNRVGYPVLIRPSYVLSGSAMNVVSNADDLNEYLTVAAEVSKAHPVVISEFIEGAKEIEYDAVANNGRIFVDAVSEHIEFAGVHSGDATLVFPPQRLYLETIRRIRRVAAALAAELKITGPFNIQFLAKNNQIKVIECNLRASRSFPFVSKVMNFDMIAVAVDFMMGVAPKTNPPSMLDIAHVGVKASQFSFGRITFADPVLGVEMASTGEVGCIGQSVNVALLKAMLSVGHRIPQGSILVSSGPLRSKLSLIDPIARLARRGFVIYATRGTASFLNDHGISAIAVSWPDEPENAPNSLNLIQNRLVDLVINIPKNLSRSELDNDYTIRRSAVDYNIPLITNARLAAAFIEAFLNTDNIQMEVKSYNELVGS; encoded by the coding sequence ATGCCACATTTACCCAAATACAGCAAAGTTTTAGTGCTTGGTTCGGGAGCGCTTAAGATTGGCGAGGCCGGCGAATTCGACTACAGCGGTTCACAGGCGCTAAAGGCACTAAAGGAGGAGGGAATAGCAACAGTTCTGGTAAATCCCAACATTGCCACGGTTCAAACCAGTCAGGATGTGGCCGATACCATCTACTTTGAACCAGTAAAACCCGAAACGGTCCGACAAATCATTGAGAAGGAACACCCCGATGGAATATTCCTCTCGTTTGGTGGACAAACCGCACTAAACTGCGGGGTGGAGCTTTACCAGAATGGAACACTCCGGGAGTTCAATGTTGAAGTGCTTGGTACGCCAGTTAGCACTATTATCAACACTGAGGATCGGGAACTCTTTGTTAAAGAGTTAAACCAAATCGGGGTGAGCACTCCACGAAGCATTGCCGTGAATACTGTGACTGAAGCGATTGATGCCGCTCAACAAATTGGATACCCTGTTATTGTTCGTGCTGCCTTTACTCTGGGAGGGCAGGGTAGCGGATTTTGCTCAAATCCGCAAGAGTTAAAGGCTTTGGCAACCAATGCGCTCACTTATGCACCACAAATACTGGTTGAAGAATCGCTAAAGGGCTGGAAAGAGGTTGAGTACGAGGTGGTGCGCGATAGGTTCGATAATTGCATAACAGTTTGCAATATGGAAAACTTCGACCCATTAGGCATTCATACTGGCGAAAGCATAGTAGTTGCGCCTTCGCAAACGCTATCAAACTCCGAGTACCATAATTTACGGGCACTCTCAATAAAAATCGTTCGTCACCTGGGAATAGTAGGGGAGTGTAATGTTCAGTTTGCGCTCGATCCTAGTAGTGAGAATTATAGAGTGATTGAGGTAAACGCTCGCTTATCGCGCTCATCGGCTTTGGCATCCAAAGCTACCGGTTACCCACTAGCATTTGTAGCTGCCAAGTTAGGTTTAGGCTATGGCCTGTTTGAGCTAAAAAACTCCGTTACCCAGAAAACAACGGCATTCTTTGAACCTGCCCTCGACTATGTTGTGGTAAAAATACCCCGATGGGATTTGGCTAAGTTTAAGGGGGCATCGCGCCAAATTGGGTCGGCTATGAAGAGCGTGGGTGAGGTTATGGCCATAGGCCGTTCATTTGAGGAAGCCATTCAAAAAGGCCTTAGGATGATAGGGCAGGGAATGCATGGGCTTGTAGCAAATCAGCATTTTAACCCTTCGGACCTTAAACAGATGCTTGAGAATCCTACTGATCAAAGGATTTTTGCCATTGCCCAGGCATTTGAGCAAGGATGGAGTGCGGAGGATATTAATGCAATCACAAGAATTGATCGTTGGTTTCTCGATAAGCTTCAGGGTATAGTTGAACTTTCCAGGCATCTTGCAGGTTACTCAGCCATTGAGCAAGTGCCATCGGAACTTGTTGTTCAAGCTAAACGGAAAGGCTTTTCCGATTTCCAGTTGGCTCGTATCATTTACAATCCATCCAACAATAAAATTGAGCAGTACCAACAGCAAGTACGGAACTACAGGAAAATCTGTGGGATTGTTCCTTGTGTAAAGCAGATTGACACATTGGCAGCCGAATTCCCATCGGAAACAGCATACCTTTACATGACCTACCATGGTAATGAGGACGATACATCCGTAAAACCTAAGCCCAAAGTTCTTGTTTTGGGTTCAGGTGCATATCGTATTGGTAGTTCTGTTGAATTTGATTGGTGCACCGTTAGTGCAGTAAAGGAGCTCCGGCGCTTGGGATTTGAGGCGATTGTTGTGAACTACAACCCCGAAACCGTAAGTACCGATTACGACGTATGCGATAAGCTTTACTTTGACGAGCTTTCCTTTGAGAGGGTGATGGATATTGTTGAGGTTGAGCGTCCGTTAGGTGTAATAGTATCGGTTGGTGGACAAATACCCAATAATCTGGCAGGAAGGCTGAGTAAAGCAGGGGTGATGGTTCTGGGAACCTCACCCGTTTCAATTGATATGGCCGAAGATCGACAAAAATTCTCGGCTTTGCTCGATAAACTCGGTATCGATCAGCCAGAGTGGCAGGAGTTAACCACCATGGAACAGGTGCAGGAGTTCGTAAATCGTGTTGGTTATCCCGTTTTAATTCGTCCTTCCTACGTCCTTTCGGGTTCGGCAATGAATGTGGTTTCAAACGCCGACGATTTGAACGAGTACTTAACTGTTGCAGCCGAAGTGTCCAAAGCCCACCCGGTTGTAATCTCTGAGTTTATCGAAGGGGCAAAGGAAATTGAATACGATGCTGTGGCTAATAATGGTCGGATATTTGTTGATGCCGTATCGGAACATATTGAGTTTGCTGGCGTTCACTCGGGCGATGCTACCTTGGTATTTCCGCCCCAGCGCCTCTACCTGGAAACCATCCGCCGTATTAGGCGTGTTGCTGCAGCTCTTGCAGCCGAACTAAAAATTACAGGCCCTTTTAACATTCAGTTTTTGGCAAAGAACAACCAAATAAAGGTAATAGAGTGCAACCTCAGGGCAAGTAGAAGTTTTCCGTTTGTTTCAAAGGTGATGAATTTTGATATGATAGCCGTTGCCGTTGATTTTATGATGGGTGTAGCACCTAAAACCAATCCACCATCGATGCTCGATATTGCCCATGTGGGCGTAAAAGCCTCACAGTTCTCATTTGGAAGGATTACCTTTGCCGACCCGGTGCTGGGTGTTGAGATGGCCTCAACCGGTGAGGTTGGCTGCATTGGGCAAAGTGTTAATGTGGCCTTGCTTAAAGCGATGTTGTCGGTAGGGCATAGAATTCCACAGGGTTCAATCTTGGTTTCATCTGGGCCTTTAAGGTCAAAACTCTCCCTTATCGATCCCATTGCCCGTTTGGCCAGGCGCGGTTTTGTAATCTATGCAACAAGGGGAACTGCATCGTTCCTTAACGACCATGGCATATCTGCCATTGCCGTTTCCTGGCCCGATGAGCCAGAAAATGCTCCCAATAGCCTGAATCTTATTCAGAATCGACTGGTTGATTTGGTAATCAATATCCCTAAAAATCTCTCGCGCAGCGAGCTCGATAACGACTATACCATTCGCCGTTCAGCTGTTGATTACAACATCCCGCTAATTACCAATGCTCGACTTGCAGCCGCTTTTATTGAGGCGTTTCTGAATACCGATAATATCCAAATGGAGGTGAAAAGCTATAATGAACTAGTTGGAAGTTAG
- the zupT gene encoding zinc transporter ZupT, translating into MEYEMSNILIAFGLTLFAGLSTGIGSAIAFFSKHTNTKFLSLALGFSAGVMIYVSFIEIFSKARESLVDAIGLHLGSWITVASFFGGMAVIALIDKFIPEQENPHEVMLVEDAESGRKRKGKLMRMGLFTALAIAIHNFPEGLATFTAALSNPNLGIAIAVAIAIHNIPEGIAVSVPIFYATGDKRKAFRLSFLSGLAEPIGAIVGYLLLMPFINGVTFGILFAAVAGIMVFISVDELLPAAREYGEHHLSIYGLIGGMIVMSISLLMFI; encoded by the coding sequence ATGGAGTATGAGATGTCAAATATTCTTATAGCATTTGGTTTAACACTTTTTGCTGGTCTTTCAACAGGTATTGGGAGTGCTATTGCTTTTTTTTCAAAGCATACCAATACTAAGTTTCTGTCGCTTGCGCTAGGGTTTTCGGCTGGCGTGATGATTTATGTGTCGTTTATTGAAATTTTTTCCAAGGCACGTGAGTCGCTGGTCGATGCAATTGGCTTACATTTAGGTTCATGGATTACGGTTGCCTCCTTTTTCGGAGGTATGGCGGTTATTGCGCTGATTGATAAGTTTATACCCGAGCAGGAAAACCCCCACGAGGTTATGCTGGTTGAGGATGCAGAAAGTGGCCGAAAGCGTAAAGGGAAGCTGATGCGCATGGGGCTCTTTACAGCCTTAGCCATCGCCATCCATAACTTCCCCGAGGGCTTGGCCACGTTCACCGCAGCTTTATCGAACCCTAACTTGGGGATTGCCATTGCTGTTGCCATTGCAATACATAATATTCCTGAAGGTATTGCTGTTTCAGTACCCATTTTCTATGCTACAGGCGATAAGCGAAAGGCGTTTAGGCTATCGTTCCTCTCGGGTCTTGCTGAGCCTATTGGTGCTATAGTTGGATATTTGCTGCTTATGCCGTTTATTAATGGCGTTACATTTGGAATTCTGTTTGCCGCAGTTGCAGGTATAATGGTGTTTATCTCTGTTGATGAGTTACTTCCTGCTGCCCGCGAGTATGGTGAGCACCACCTTTCCATTTACGGACTTATTGGTGGCATGATAGTCATGTCAATCAGCTTGTTAATGTTTATTTGA
- a CDS encoding putative zinc-binding protein, protein MENKERHGCLCGVDEYMVLACSGACDLGQVTDLVARNLRDNGVRKMNCLAVIGAGIEPSIEAFKSKNILMLDGCPTDCGKRILDRHGFTDYKYFRVTDLGYKKGQTPVTEEVVNKVYKKVEVIY, encoded by the coding sequence ATGGAAAACAAAGAAAGACATGGGTGCCTATGTGGCGTTGATGAGTACATGGTTTTAGCCTGTTCAGGCGCTTGCGATTTAGGACAAGTAACCGATTTGGTTGCCCGCAATCTTAGAGATAATGGAGTGCGAAAGATGAACTGCCTAGCAGTGATTGGAGCAGGTATAGAGCCGTCCATCGAGGCCTTCAAATCAAAGAATATACTTATGCTCGATGGTTGCCCCACCGATTGCGGTAAACGCATACTGGATAGACATGGTTTTACCGATTACAAATACTTTAGGGTAACCGATTTGGGTTACAAAAAAGGACAAACCCCTGTAACCGAAGAGGTGGTAAATAAAGTGTACAAAAAGGTTGAAGTTATATATTGA
- a CDS encoding DUF2798 domain-containing protein: MKLNEKQANVLSMFIMVAIMTCVVTLVMALLNHGFELLIWMKGWGISFLVAFPTVLVVMPITKKIVSKLVKK, from the coding sequence ATGAAGTTAAACGAAAAACAGGCCAACGTGCTTTCAATGTTCATCATGGTTGCCATAATGACTTGCGTTGTAACGCTAGTGATGGCTCTTTTGAACCATGGTTTCGAATTATTAATATGGATGAAGGGTTGGGGAATCTCTTTCCTCGTTGCATTTCCAACGGTTTTAGTAGTAATGCCTATCACAAAAAAAATTGTTTCAAAACTTGTAAAAAAATAA